One Paenibacillus thermoaerophilus genomic window carries:
- a CDS encoding glycosyltransferase family 2 protein, whose protein sequence is MDIPIIVQIVTYNSGHCILFCIDSLLKQTFQEFKIVILDNNSNDGTVELVNSHYGNDKRIEIIRSETNHGFCKGHNIIIDRYESKYKLVLNPDAVLSEEYLEKLFKFMESMPHVGMATGVIYRSKNSTEIDSAGIKLLRTRRAKDIKTKPDNVQEVFGICGAVAFYRSACLTDCKINNEYFDEDFFAYKEDVDLAWRSQKMGWKAMVIPDVFAYHERNWKPNVRKNISRITKIHSFKNRYLMIIKNEEIGNIANHTILLVYEIAVLFFVLLREPYLLMSYYKVFCLFSKFLQKRKMIRKITNNRVREGNKNEVFQSNL, encoded by the coding sequence ATGGATATTCCTATAATTGTACAAATAGTAACATATAACTCTGGTCATTGTATCCTTTTTTGCATTGATTCTCTCTTAAAGCAAACTTTCCAAGAGTTTAAAATAGTAATATTAGATAACAATTCCAATGATGGTACAGTTGAACTGGTAAACAGTCATTATGGTAATGATAAAAGGATCGAAATTATTCGTAGTGAAACGAATCATGGTTTTTGTAAGGGCCATAATATTATTATTGATAGGTATGAGTCAAAGTATAAATTAGTTTTAAACCCTGATGCAGTATTGTCAGAGGAATACCTAGAGAAATTGTTTAAGTTTATGGAAAGTATGCCTCATGTAGGTATGGCAACGGGTGTAATTTATCGATCAAAGAATTCAACTGAAATTGATTCCGCAGGTATCAAGCTATTAAGAACTAGAAGGGCCAAGGACATTAAAACAAAGCCGGATAATGTACAAGAGGTTTTTGGAATTTGTGGAGCTGTAGCATTTTATAGATCTGCTTGTCTTACTGACTGCAAGATTAATAATGAATATTTCGACGAGGATTTTTTTGCCTATAAAGAAGATGTTGATCTAGCATGGAGATCTCAAAAAATGGGATGGAAGGCAATGGTTATACCAGATGTTTTTGCCTATCACGAAAGAAATTGGAAGCCAAATGTAAGGAAAAATATTTCGAGAATTACTAAAATACATTCTTTTAAAAATCGATATTTAATGATAATTAAAAATGAAGAAATTGGAAATATAGCTAACCATACTATTTTATTGGTCTATGAGATAGCAGTTTTGTTTTTTGTTTTATTAAGAGAACCGTATTTGTTGATGTCGTATTATAAAGTCTTTTGCTTATTTTCGAAATTCCTACAGAAGAGGAAAATGATTCGTAAAATAACCAACAATCGAGTGAGAGAAGGAAATAAAAATGAAGTTTTTCAATCGAATTTATAA
- a CDS encoding glycosyltransferase: MNSTRVLAVCIRKIPSALVGVIGPLNELHEQGIIQFQFKDHASLTNEDLAAADVVVSIRGSEQFDLELVRESKRLNKLVIYYLDDDLLNITEKSLSYEYFQSASIRSIIQEIMHASDRLWTTSDVIADRYKAFFSSIVLVNAPALLLDNDKRIEESNNDRIVIGFAGGLDHQYFFDEFMEKPIRRIIQDYGGRVRFQFVGARPKLVDELNLDYIPYEHNHAVYKNLMHQLKWDIGLAPLPYSMFHSCKYFNKYLEYGAIGAAGIYSNVKPYTRVITNGINGILVDNTENSWIEAMKSLIEQASIRNSIRQNAYDHISSHFSKKSVAMDIYQKNKDIFFYQSDICKPNQVKLRRSRNFFLWNKIRSIVKIHGFKTPIHILNRIKLYIKNKY; the protein is encoded by the coding sequence ATGAATAGTACAAGAGTGCTGGCAGTTTGCATTCGGAAAATCCCATCTGCTTTGGTAGGTGTGATTGGTCCCCTGAATGAATTACACGAGCAAGGAATTATTCAATTTCAGTTTAAGGATCATGCTTCGTTGACGAATGAAGATCTTGCAGCTGCTGATGTGGTAGTTAGCATACGAGGTAGTGAACAATTTGATTTGGAGTTGGTTCGTGAGAGTAAGAGGTTAAATAAACTAGTCATTTATTATCTGGATGATGATCTGTTGAATATAACAGAGAAATCTCTATCTTACGAGTATTTTCAATCAGCCTCGATCCGATCAATTATTCAAGAAATAATGCACGCTAGCGATCGGCTATGGACTACAAGTGATGTGATCGCCGACCGGTACAAAGCATTCTTTTCAAGCATAGTACTGGTAAATGCACCCGCTTTGCTTTTAGATAACGACAAGCGAATAGAAGAATCCAATAACGACAGAATTGTAATTGGTTTTGCGGGAGGGCTAGATCACCAATACTTTTTTGATGAATTTATGGAAAAACCTATACGGAGAATCATTCAAGATTATGGTGGACGAGTTCGGTTTCAGTTTGTCGGAGCTCGTCCCAAACTAGTCGATGAATTAAATTTAGACTATATTCCATACGAGCATAATCATGCTGTTTATAAAAATTTAATGCATCAATTAAAATGGGATATTGGACTAGCCCCATTACCTTACTCTATGTTTCATTCTTGTAAGTACTTTAATAAATACTTAGAGTATGGTGCTATCGGGGCTGCTGGGATATATTCTAATGTAAAGCCGTACACAAGAGTTATTACAAATGGGATTAATGGAATTTTAGTTGATAACACAGAGAATAGTTGGATTGAGGCAATGAAGAGTCTAATTGAGCAAGCATCAATTCGTAACTCGATTAGACAAAATGCATATGATCATATATCGAGTCATTTCAGTAAAAAATCGGTCGCCATGGATATCTATCAAAAAAATAAAGACATCTTTTTTTATCAATCTGATATATGCAAGCCCAATCAAGTTAAGTTAAGGAGATCGAGAAATTTCTTTTTATGGAATAAAATTAGATCTATTGTTAAAATTCACGGATTCAAAACGCCGATTCATATATTGAATCGTATAAAATTATATATCAAGAATAAATACTAG
- a CDS encoding GNAT family N-acetyltransferase has translation MLHNYYIRDNVITLRPLTADDIELIRVWRNQDHIRKSFVYQETISKEQQQKWFEKYSTLPNDLMFIIELNSSKTPVGCAALYNLNIEDAVAEFGRLLIGESIARGRGIGLNATKLLCNFGFEELNLMSIQLEVLESNLIAYNLYSKVGFIRNGNIIKNNLNLIQMILKRK, from the coding sequence ATGCTGCATAACTATTACATACGTGATAACGTTATTACACTGCGGCCATTGACAGCAGATGATATTGAACTAATCAGAGTATGGCGAAATCAAGATCATATCCGAAAGTCATTTGTTTATCAGGAAACAATTTCCAAAGAGCAACAACAGAAGTGGTTTGAAAAATATTCAACGCTACCTAATGACTTGATGTTTATTATTGAACTTAATAGTTCAAAGACCCCAGTGGGTTGTGCCGCACTATACAATCTTAATATTGAAGACGCTGTTGCGGAATTCGGGAGATTACTCATTGGCGAAAGCATAGCGCGGGGACGAGGAATAGGTTTAAATGCAACAAAATTACTATGTAATTTTGGGTTTGAAGAGTTAAATCTAATGTCTATTCAGTTGGAGGTACTTGAGTCAAACCTAATAGCATACAACCTTTATTCAAAAGTAGGTTTTATTAGAAATGGAAATATTATCAAAAACAACTTGAATTTGATACAGATGATACTGAAAAGGAAATAA
- a CDS encoding DegT/DnrJ/EryC1/StrS family aminotransferase → MGIQLFVPTFRVDECLEEIRECLEKGWTGLGYKTVEIEEKWKEYTGLPHAHFLNSATVGLSLALKILKLEEGWQDDAEVITTPLTFVSTNHAILYEGLQPVFADVDQYLCLDPIDVEKKITSRTKAVLFVGIGGNTGQYNKIVELCRKYNLKLILDAAHMAGTRQNGVVPGAEADVVVYSFQAVKNLPTADSGMICFKEQRHDEICRKLTWLGINKDTYARSNDKGAYKWKYDVEYVGYKYHGNSIMAAIGLVQLKYLDQDNAYRRQLASWYDSAFDGHHDYIKPIAVAPGCESSRHLYVIEVNNRDNLLLALNECEIYPGVHYRDNTDYRMYAYAKGTCPNSHRLSERILSLPMHLRMTKKDVDYVAEKVIQYAGRG, encoded by the coding sequence ATGGGAATTCAATTGTTTGTACCGACCTTTCGGGTAGACGAGTGCTTGGAAGAGATTCGGGAATGTCTTGAAAAAGGGTGGACTGGTCTTGGTTATAAAACAGTTGAAATCGAGGAAAAATGGAAGGAATACACGGGGTTGCCGCATGCTCATTTCTTAAACTCTGCCACGGTAGGGTTAAGTCTTGCTTTAAAGATCCTGAAGCTTGAAGAAGGTTGGCAAGATGATGCTGAAGTTATTACGACACCATTAACTTTCGTTTCAACAAATCATGCTATCTTGTATGAAGGATTACAGCCTGTTTTTGCGGATGTTGATCAATATTTATGCCTGGACCCTATTGATGTTGAGAAGAAGATTACTTCGCGTACAAAAGCTGTTTTATTTGTCGGCATCGGCGGGAATACCGGACAATACAATAAAATTGTTGAATTATGCAGAAAATATAACTTGAAATTGATCTTGGATGCAGCTCACATGGCAGGGACGAGACAAAATGGAGTTGTTCCAGGAGCAGAAGCTGATGTAGTTGTATATTCATTCCAAGCGGTCAAAAATTTACCGACAGCAGACTCGGGAATGATCTGCTTTAAAGAACAGCGGCATGACGAAATTTGCCGTAAGCTCACCTGGTTGGGAATTAATAAAGATACTTATGCACGTTCAAATGATAAGGGAGCCTACAAATGGAAGTATGACGTGGAATATGTGGGATACAAATATCATGGAAATTCGATAATGGCTGCGATTGGTTTGGTGCAGTTGAAATATTTGGATCAAGATAATGCATACCGCCGTCAATTGGCTAGCTGGTATGACTCAGCATTTGACGGACATCATGATTACATTAAACCAATAGCAGTTGCACCAGGTTGTGAGTCTTCCAGACATCTATACGTAATTGAAGTAAATAATCGTGATAACTTGCTCTTGGCATTAAATGAATGCGAGATTTATCCTGGTGTCCATTACCGAGATAATACGGATTATCGTATGTATGCTTATGCGAAAGGGACTTGTCCCAATTCGCATCGTTTGTCTGAACGCATTCTTTCCCTGCCTATGCATCTTCGAATGACTAAGAAAGACGTCGACTACGTTGCAGAAAAAGTTATTCAATATGCGGGACGAGGATGA
- the rfbD gene encoding dTDP-4-dehydrorhamnose reductase, giving the protein MRVLLVGGYGLLGTEIFEQLQKSVTFEVIRFDKSQFNLLDKDSIHEALSSVKPDIVIHAAGYTNVEKAEDDFREAFEINCQGLYYLIDCLKATCRCPLLYFSTDYVFDGQKRTPYKETDRMNPLNRYGWTKALSEDIIRANYKEAFIIRTAWLFGNYGKCFPKTIIKKLQESNIVPVINDQFGSPTYTADVAKCISQIFNLPYGTYHVVNSGMASWYDFAMEIAELLNLDKGKIVPVQSGQFGLRAKRPSYSVLDNTKWSKLSKPIRHYKDALKDYISTISI; this is encoded by the coding sequence ATGAGAGTGTTGTTAGTTGGAGGATACGGGCTTCTAGGAACTGAAATATTTGAGCAGCTACAGAAATCGGTGACCTTCGAAGTTATACGCTTCGATAAATCGCAATTCAATTTATTAGATAAAGACTCCATCCACGAAGCACTGTCCTCGGTCAAACCCGACATTGTGATACATGCAGCTGGATATACAAATGTAGAGAAGGCTGAAGATGATTTCAGAGAGGCATTCGAGATAAATTGTCAAGGTCTTTACTATCTAATCGATTGCTTAAAAGCAACCTGTAGATGTCCTCTACTATATTTTAGTACTGATTACGTATTCGATGGTCAGAAACGGACGCCCTATAAAGAGACAGATCGAATGAATCCTTTAAATCGATACGGATGGACAAAAGCGTTATCTGAAGACATTATTAGGGCTAACTACAAAGAGGCTTTTATCATCCGCACTGCATGGCTATTCGGTAATTATGGGAAATGTTTCCCGAAGACGATCATTAAGAAATTACAAGAATCTAATATAGTTCCTGTTATAAATGATCAGTTTGGATCCCCTACATACACGGCGGATGTTGCTAAGTGCATCTCTCAAATTTTTAACTTGCCGTATGGTACCTATCATGTAGTTAACTCAGGAATGGCTTCGTGGTACGATTTTGCAATGGAGATTGCTGAATTATTAAACTTAGATAAAGGGAAAATAGTCCCGGTTCAAAGCGGTCAGTTCGGTCTTAGAGCAAAACGACCTAGCTACTCGGTACTAGATAATACTAAGTGGTCAAAACTGTCAAAACCCATTCGTCACTACAAAGATGCACTTAAAGACTATATATCAACCATTTCAATCTAG
- the rfbC gene encoding dTDP-4-dehydrorhamnose 3,5-epimerase, translated as MAKLRLEQTGIEGLLIIEPTVYGDARGSFMETYRYEEYFNIGVTKRFVQDNQSVSKKGVLRGLHFQKNHPQGKLVRVIKGTAYDVAVDLRKNSSTYGKWFGVYLSGDNHKQFYIPEGFAHGFLSLSDEVIFGYKCTDYYRPDDEGGVVWNDPDLAIDWPIHEVNEVIVSEKDKLLPKFRELG; from the coding sequence GTGGCAAAGTTACGTTTGGAACAGACTGGAATAGAAGGGCTTTTAATTATTGAACCCACTGTATATGGGGACGCACGTGGGTCATTTATGGAAACTTATCGGTATGAGGAATATTTCAATATCGGGGTGACTAAAAGGTTTGTGCAGGATAACCAGTCTGTTTCTAAAAAAGGTGTGCTGCGAGGACTACATTTCCAAAAAAATCATCCGCAAGGTAAGCTTGTGCGTGTGATAAAAGGCACTGCTTATGATGTTGCTGTAGACTTAAGAAAAAATTCCAGTACATACGGTAAATGGTTTGGGGTTTATCTGTCTGGTGATAATCATAAACAATTTTATATACCTGAAGGATTCGCTCATGGTTTTTTATCATTATCAGATGAAGTTATCTTTGGTTACAAATGTACGGATTACTATAGGCCTGATGATGAAGGCGGAGTTGTCTGGAATGATCCTGACTTAGCCATTGATTGGCCGATTCACGAAGTTAATGAGGTCATCGTCTCTGAAAAGGATAAACTGCTCCCCAAATTTCGGGAACTCGGATAG
- a CDS encoding sugar phosphate nucleotidyltransferase encodes MKGIILAGGTGSRLYPLTKVTNKHLLPVGKYPMIFHPIYKLIEAGIEEILIVTGKEHMGDVVNLLGSGHDFGVTFTYKVQDQAGGIAQALGLAENFVNGDKSVVILGDNIFNDSICPYVEKFRAQERGAKILIQEVEDPERYGVPELSGDRIVSIEEKPKQPKSNYCVTGIYMYDSQVFDIIKSLSPSSRGELEITDVNNAYVKKDLLTYDILPSWWTDAGTFPSYAKANQLVDGLELPYPRK; translated from the coding sequence ATGAAAGGTATCATCTTAGCTGGAGGAACGGGATCTCGTTTATACCCTTTGACCAAGGTGACTAATAAGCACCTGCTTCCTGTCGGGAAGTACCCTATGATATTCCACCCAATCTATAAACTGATAGAGGCTGGAATCGAAGAAATCCTCATTGTTACAGGTAAAGAACACATGGGCGATGTTGTGAATCTATTGGGGAGCGGCCATGATTTCGGGGTCACATTTACATATAAGGTGCAAGATCAAGCTGGTGGAATTGCACAAGCACTCGGACTAGCGGAAAATTTCGTAAATGGTGACAAATCTGTTGTGATCTTGGGGGATAATATTTTTAATGATTCAATTTGTCCTTATGTTGAAAAGTTCAGGGCACAGGAACGTGGAGCAAAAATTTTGATTCAAGAGGTTGAAGATCCTGAAAGATACGGGGTTCCTGAGTTATCAGGAGATCGTATCGTATCCATAGAAGAAAAACCTAAACAACCAAAATCAAACTACTGCGTTACAGGAATTTATATGTACGATTCTCAAGTATTCGACATTATTAAATCACTGTCACCTTCTTCACGAGGGGAGTTAGAAATTACGGATGTTAATAATGCTTATGTGAAGAAAGACTTACTTACGTATGATATTTTGCCATCATGGTGGACAGATGCAGGAACCTTTCCTTCATACGCAAAAGCAAATCAACTTGTTGATGGTTTAGAACTGCCTTATCCAAGGAAATGA
- the rfbB gene encoding dTDP-glucose 4,6-dehydratase, with protein sequence MRKLLVTGGAGFIGSNFIRYMLDKYEDYEIINLDKLTYAGNKITISDLDHRRNYSFVYGDICDVSLVNEIMSGVDMVVNFAAESHVDNSISDPGIFVKTNVLGTQVLLEAARKHKVQRFLQISTDEVYGSLGPTGFFTEETPLASNSPYSSSKASADLLVRAYHHTYGMNTVITRCSNNYGPYQFPEKLIPLFIKKALNDEKLPVYGNGLNIRDWLHVEDHCSAIDLVLHRGRSGEVYNIGGNNERTNIQITKKILEYLGKPESLITYVEDRPGHDLRYAIDSSKIQTELGWRPKYNFDDGIQATIDWYIQHQDWVQNVTHKRSELS encoded by the coding sequence TTGCGTAAATTACTGGTAACGGGTGGCGCCGGATTTATCGGCAGTAACTTTATAAGGTATATGCTCGACAAATATGAAGATTATGAAATTATTAATTTAGATAAATTGACATACGCAGGAAATAAAATTACGATCTCTGATCTGGATCATAGAAGAAATTATTCCTTTGTTTACGGAGATATCTGCGATGTATCTTTAGTGAATGAAATTATGAGTGGAGTCGATATGGTTGTCAACTTTGCCGCGGAATCGCATGTGGACAACAGTATATCCGATCCCGGGATTTTTGTGAAAACTAATGTGCTAGGAACTCAAGTACTGTTAGAAGCAGCTAGAAAACACAAAGTACAGCGTTTTCTGCAAATCTCAACAGATGAAGTCTATGGTTCTCTGGGACCGACTGGTTTTTTCACGGAAGAGACACCATTAGCTTCGAATAGCCCCTATTCTTCAAGTAAAGCGTCTGCGGACCTTCTTGTCAGGGCTTATCATCATACATATGGAATGAATACCGTTATTACTAGGTGTTCGAATAACTATGGTCCTTACCAGTTTCCTGAAAAATTGATTCCTTTATTTATCAAGAAAGCTTTAAACGATGAAAAGCTTCCTGTTTACGGGAATGGTCTTAATATAAGAGATTGGCTGCATGTCGAAGATCATTGTTCTGCTATTGATCTCGTATTGCATAGAGGCAGAAGTGGTGAAGTCTATAATATTGGTGGTAATAATGAAAGGACAAACATTCAAATTACCAAAAAAATTCTAGAATACCTCGGTAAGCCCGAGAGTCTTATCACTTATGTTGAGGACCGGCCTGGACACGATCTTCGATACGCAATCGATTCAAGCAAAATACAAACAGAACTTGGTTGGCGGCCCAAATATAATTTTGATGATGGAATTCAGGCGACGATTGATTGGTATATCCAACACCAAGACTGGGTTCAGAATGTCACCCATAAAAGGAGTGAATTGTCATGA